A genomic stretch from Falco cherrug isolate bFalChe1 chromosome 1, bFalChe1.pri, whole genome shotgun sequence includes:
- the PPA2 gene encoding LOW QUALITY PROTEIN: inorganic pyrophosphatase 2, mitochondrial (The sequence of the model RefSeq protein was modified relative to this genomic sequence to represent the inferred CDS: deleted 1 base in 1 codon), translating to MVVSALRRQPRPGVRQWLSLLAGEAGGGYRGYLRAAGSTSHRRASLPGGGRRGRRPARRGAERRRPSGRRKGREAAAAIMRAAPALVRLLAAAAAGGWGRPPRRCLGAMARYGTEQRGRPNSPDYRLYFKNADGKYISPFHDIPLFAGSKEDKEIPAKRSKTTGTEILFNMIVEVPRWTNAKMEIATEEPLNPIKQDIKKGKLRYVANIFPHKGYIWNYGALPQTWEDPNHTDNITGCCGDNDPIDVCEIGSKIRSSGEIVQVKVLGVLALVDEGETDWKIIAISADDPEAQKIHDIDDVKKHKPGYLEATVDWFRLYKVPDGKPENQFAFNGEFKDKDFAVEIIKSTHEHWKALLHKKAEGGTIKCTNVLVNGSPFCCSEEDARMIVQSAPMHVNGESVSPEVDSWHFFPK from the exons ATGGTCGTGTCGGCCCTCAGGCGGCAGCCGCGGCCGGGCGTGAGGCAGTGGCTCTCCCTCCTCGCCGGTGAGGCAGGAGGGGGATACAGGGGCTACCTCCGGGCGGCCGGCAGCACCTCTCACCGCCGTGCGAGCCTTCCCGGCGGGGGCAGGCGGGGCAGGAggccggcgcggcgcggcgctgAGCGGCGCAGGCCCAGCGGCcgcaggaaggggagggaa gcgGCGGCCGCCATCATGCGCGCGGCGCCGGCGCTGGTGCGgctgctggcggcggcggcggcgggggggtgggggcggccgCCGCGTCGCTGCCTCGGCGCCATGGCCCGCTACGGCACGGAGCAGCGGGGGCGGCCCAACTCTCCCGATTACCGCCTCTACTTTA agaatgCAGATGGCAAATATATTTCCCCATTTCATGACATTCCACTGTTTGCTGGATCTAAAGAG GATAAAGAGATTCCTGCAAAGAGGTCAAAGACTACTGGAACTGAG atCCTGTTTAATATGATTGTAGAAGTGCCTCGTTGGACAAATGCAAAAATGGAG ATTGCCACTGAGGAGCCGTTGAATCCCATTAAACAAGATATAAAGAAAGGCAAGCTTCGATATGTGGCAAATATCTTTCCTCACAAGGGTTATATATGGAATTATGGTGCCCTCCCACAG ACCTGGGAAGATCCGAACCATACAGATAACATTACAGGATGTTGTGGGGATAATGATCCTATTGATGTTTGTGAAATAGGTTCAAAG ATTCGTTCTTCTGGTGAGATTGTTCAGGTGAAGGTCTTGGGTGTTTTAGCTCTTGTTGATGAAGGAGAGACAGATTGGAAGATAATTGCTATCAGTGCGGATGACCCAGAAGCTCAGAAAATCCACG atATTGACGATGTTAAGAAGCACAAGCCAGGTTATCTTGAGGCTACAGTTGACTGGTTCAGATTATATAAAGTCCCTGATGGTAAACCGGAAAATCAGTTTGCTTTTAATGGAGAATTTAAAGACAAG GATTTTGCTGTTGAAATTATTAAATCCACCCATGAACACTGGAAAGCTTTGCTTCATAAGAAAGCTGAGGGAGGTACTATTAAGTG cacaAATGTTCTGGTGAATGGCAGTCCGTTTTGTTGCAGCGAAGAGGATGCCCGAATGATTGTGCAGTCG gcACCCATGCATGTGAATGGAGAGTCTGTTTCCCCAGAAG tTGATTCCTGGCACTTTTTTCCCAAGTGA